In one Fusobacterium perfoetens ATCC 29250 genomic region, the following are encoded:
- the rpsO gene encoding 30S ribosomal protein S15 — MKTKAELIKEFGKNEKDTGSTEVQIAILTEEIKHLTEHLKVHNKDFHSRLGLLKKVGHRKRLLNYLASKDIEGYRALIAKLEIRK, encoded by the coding sequence ATGAAAACTAAAGCAGAATTAATTAAAGAATTCGGTAAAAACGAAAAAGATACTGGTTCTACAGAAGTACAAATCGCAATATTAACAGAGGAAATTAAACACTTAACTGAACACTTAAAAGTTCATAATAAAGATTTCCATTCAAGATTAGGATTACTTAAAAAAGTAGGACACAGAAAAAGATTATTAAATTACTTAGCTTCTAAAGATATAGAAGGATACAGAGCTCTAATTGCTAAATTAGAAATTAGAAAATAA